ACGTCTTCACCGGCGGCACGCACTGGACGCTGGAGCGCCACGACCCGCTCGCCCACGCCGGCGAAGCCGACGACGAAGGCGGCAAGCTGACCGCGCCGATGCCCGGCAAGGTCATCGCCGTGCTGGCCGCGCCGGGCCAGAGCGTCGCCAAGGGCGCGCCGCTGGTGGTCATAGAGGCCATGAAGATGGAGCACACCCTGACCGCCCCGGCCGATGGCGTGGTCGAGTCGGTGCTGTACGGCGTGGGGGATCAGGTGGCCGAAGGGATGCAATTGCTGGCGTTCAAACCCGCAGCGTGATGCAGCCGCACAGGAGCCCGAATGCAGTCGCGTATAATGCACAGAATTCTGTACGATATCTGGAGGCAGCAATGGCATTCTCGGCACGCGACATCATCCCACTGTCCCAGGCCCGCGCCAACCTCTCGGAGCTGGCCGAGCAAGTGAAGGCCGGTGCGGAGAAGATCGTCACAAAAAATGGGGAGAGCTATATCGCCCTGATCGACGCACAGCGACTCGACTACTACCATGAGCTTGAACGGGCACACATTCACCTGCTCGTGCTGGACGAAGCGTCCAAGGGATTGGCCGATGTGGAAGCCGGCCGAGTCAAGGACGCCCGTCGGGCACTTGGGGCGTTGAAACACCGGCGCAGCAGCAAAGCCTAGCCCCCGAGATGGCACACAAACGACGCCTGCCCGTCAAGCTGACGGAAAACTTCGAACGCAATCTCGAAACGATCGAGGCCTTCTGGTCTGAACGCGAATTTCCTGCGGGCTATGACCACTTGCTGGATGAACTAGTCGAGAACGTCGTGCCCAACCTGGAGCAGTTTCCGATGATGGGCGCACCGTTCCTGTCGCGACCGACAACCTCGGTGGAGGCCTTGTCCAGGCAGGGGCAACTGAAGGATCGACTCGCCCGCTTCGCCACGGGCGAGCTTCGCGAATACCTCCTGCAGGATTACCTGGTCCTGTACGCCCACATCGAAAGCACAATCTACCTGTTGTCGATCCGGCACCACCGGCAGTTGTCCTTCGATTTCACACACCTCTGGTCCGGACCGCGCTGAACCCCGCCGCCACGCGCCCCGACAGCCCCTGCTACACTCCTTGACGTATACGTCAACTACCACGCGGCGCCCCATGCACATCCAGATCTACACCCCCGACGGCAAGCCCCAGCCCTGGCTGGACGGCTTCGCGCAAGCGCTGCCCGAGGCGCGGCTGTCCGTCTGGGAGCAAGGCGCGGCGCAGGATGCCGACTACGCCGTGGTCTGGCAGCCGCCCGCCGACATGCTGCGCGGCCGCATGGACCTGCGCGCGGTGTTCAACCTGGGCGCCGGCGTCGATGCCATCCTGGGCCTGCGCGCGCAATCGCCCGATGCGCTGCCCGAGGGCCTGCCGATCGTGCGGCTGGACGACGCCGGCATGGCCGCGCAGATGAGCGAATACGTCACCCATGCCGTGCTGCGCTTCTTCCGCCGGCTGGACGAGTACGAGCGGCTGCAGCAGGCCAAGATGTGGCGCTTCCTGAAGCCGTTCGAGCGCGACACGTTCGTCGTGGGCGTGCTGGGCCTGGGCGTGCTCGGCACGCATATCGCGCGCACGCTGGCGGGCTTCGGCTTCCCGGTGCGCGGGTGGAGCCGCTCGGCCAAGTCGGTGGAAGGCATCGATTGCCACGCGGGCGCCGACGCCCTGCCCGGGTTCCTGGCCGGCACGCGCGTGCTGATCAATGTGCTGCCGCTGACGGCCGATACCGAGAACGTGCTCGATGCCG
The sequence above is drawn from the Ralstonia solanacearum K60 genome and encodes:
- a CDS encoding type II toxin-antitoxin system RelE/ParE family toxin, giving the protein MAHKRRLPVKLTENFERNLETIEAFWSEREFPAGYDHLLDELVENVVPNLEQFPMMGAPFLSRPTTSVEALSRQGQLKDRLARFATGELREYLLQDYLVLYAHIESTIYLLSIRHHRQLSFDFTHLWSGPR
- a CDS encoding type II toxin-antitoxin system Phd/YefM family antitoxin, translating into MAFSARDIIPLSQARANLSELAEQVKAGAEKIVTKNGESYIALIDAQRLDYYHELERAHIHLLVLDEASKGLADVEAGRVKDARRALGALKHRRSSKA
- a CDS encoding 2-hydroxyacid dehydrogenase: MHIQIYTPDGKPQPWLDGFAQALPEARLSVWEQGAAQDADYAVVWQPPADMLRGRMDLRAVFNLGAGVDAILGLRAQSPDALPEGLPIVRLDDAGMAAQMSEYVTHAVLRFFRRLDEYERLQQAKMWRFLKPFERDTFVVGVLGLGVLGTHIARTLAGFGFPVRGWSRSAKSVEGIDCHAGADALPGFLAGTRVLINVLPLTADTENVLDAALFDQLEAGAYLVNVARGRHLVESDLLAAVARGQIAGAALDVFRTEPLPADHPFWTEPRIRITPHISALTLREVSIAQIARKIRALEAGEPIAGIVDLQRGY